CAGCAGCAAGTTGATCAGGGTGGATTTACCGGCACCGGAGCGGCCGACAAGACCGATTTTTTCACCCGGGCGGATGTTCAGGTTCAGGCCGTCGAGCACCTGACGTTCGCCGTTGTAGTTGAAGCCCACCTTATCGAAGGTCACCGCGCCGCCCTTGGTCACCAGTACGCCGGCATCCGGCGCGTCCTGAACCTTGGCGCCTTGAGTCAACGTCGCCATGCCATCCTGGACGGTGCCGATGCTTTCGAACAAAGAGGTCATCTGCCACATGATCCAGTTCGACATTCCGTTGATCCGCAACGCCATGGCGGTGATCGCCGCCACGGCACCGGCACCGACATCACCCTGGTGCCATAGCCATAGGGCGTAACCGCCGGCCGACATGATCAGCCCTACCACCAAGGCCTGGTTGACGATCTCGAACAGGCTGACCAGACGCATCTGGCGAAAGCCGGTCAGCTTGAAATCCTCCATCGCTGCACGGGCGAAGTGCGCTTCACGATTGGAGTGGGAGAACAGCTTCACGGTGGTGATGTTGGTGTAGGCATCCGAAATACGCCCGGTCATCATCGACCGCGCGTTCGCTTGCTCCTGCCCGACTTTGCCCAAGCGCGGCACGAAGTACCACATGGCCAGCGCGAACAGCACGGCCCAGCCAATGAACGGCAGCATCAGTTTCAAAGCGAAGCCGCCGGCCAGCGCGATGATCGCGATGAAATACACGCCGATCCCCGGGATGATCTCGATCATGGTGAACAGCACGTCGCGCACTGCCAGCGCGGTTTGCATCACTTTGGTCGTGACCCGTCCGGAAAACTCATCGGAGAAAAACGAAAGGCTTTGCCGCAGCATCAGGCGATGGAAGTCCCAACGCAGCCGCAACGGCAGGTTAATCGCCAGGATCTGGTGCTGCACCATCGTGCGCAACGCCACCAGAGCGACACTGGTCACCATGACGATGCCCATGCCCCACAACACGCGACTTTCCTGCGCAGCGGCTTCACCGCCGGCCTGCCAGGTCGAGAGCAGATCCACGACCTGGCCGAGGAAGGAAAACAGCCAGGCTTCGTAAATCGACACGCCGGCACTGAGCAGCGCCAGGACAAGGATGTAACCCCGAGCGCCGCGTGTGCAGGCCCAAAGAAAACGCGCCAGGCCGTTGGGTGGCGGTGGTACCTCGTCAGGAGGAAAAGGGTCGAGTCTTCGTTCAAACGCACGAAGCATAGTGATCTCCAAAACTTTCAAGTTGAGGGGATTCTGCCATTGAATGATTGCGAGGAGGTCTTTGTGAAAAAGTGTGCGCTCATTAAGGGCCGCTGTCGGCCAGTGAGGCCGACAGCTATTACGCGCCTTAGCACAATTCAAGCGCTTGAGAATGAACATACGTTCATCGCGACACGATTCCAAGCGTCTACCCTGTGGGTTCCGACATAGTGACTACAGGAGTACCCCACCATGTTCTCGCACGAAAGTATCCCGCTGATTACCCTCTTCATCATTATGCTGCTGGGCGTGCTGGCAGCCTCTCTACACCCGGTACATGCTTTCTTTAGCTGGACTCGGAAACGCAGCGAGCGCTCGTCCACCGAGCCGGCAAAGCAGGATTAAGAGATTTACCAACGCGGATTTTGTCGTTGAAAGGGTAGCGTGCCGACGCGACTCACAAATACCACCGATACTCCCGCGCA
The sequence above is drawn from the Pseudomonas sp. FP2196 genome and encodes:
- a CDS encoding ABC transporter ATP-binding protein encodes the protein MLRAFERRLDPFPPDEVPPPPNGLARFLWACTRGARGYILVLALLSAGVSIYEAWLFSFLGQVVDLLSTWQAGGEAAAQESRVLWGMGIVMVTSVALVALRTMVQHQILAINLPLRLRWDFHRLMLRQSLSFFSDEFSGRVTTKVMQTALAVRDVLFTMIEIIPGIGVYFIAIIALAGGFALKLMLPFIGWAVLFALAMWYFVPRLGKVGQEQANARSMMTGRISDAYTNITTVKLFSHSNREAHFARAAMEDFKLTGFRQMRLVSLFEIVNQALVVGLIMSAGGYALWLWHQGDVGAGAVAAITAMALRINGMSNWIMWQMTSLFESIGTVQDGMATLTQGAKVQDAPDAGVLVTKGGAVTFDKVGFNYNGERQVLDGLNLNIRPGEKIGLVGRSGAGKSTLINLLLRFYDVDSGEIRIDGQNIAHVTQDSLRSAIGMVTQDTSLLHRSIRDNIAYGRPDATDAQVRSAAASAQADEFISQLSDRQGHSGYDTLVGERGIKLSGGQRQRVAIARVMLKNAPILLLDEATSALDSEVEVAIQESLDEMMQGKTVIAIAHRLSTIAAMDRLIVMDEGRIIEQGTHSELLERNGVYARLWQHQSGGFLGEDKGVVEAMDPV